A window of Candidatus Zixiibacteriota bacterium genomic DNA:
CAAACGGATCGCTGAAAACGGTCACGAGGGTGTGATGGACGGACTCCTGGGGGACACGTTCATGGGGTGGGGTTACCACCAGCGGAGCTCGGCATACGCAGGAATGATGGGACGGATACTCCGGCACATCACCATTTACCATGATGACACGGTCGACTCGGTGGGGCTGGAGCGGTACGCGGGGAGACTGTATGTCGATATTCAGGATCCGAACGTCCGGTCGGCGCTTTCCGGTTATATCCGCGCCGATTTTCTGGCGACGTTGGACGATCACGACGACGCTATCCGCGAGGACCTGATGGCGGAATTGCGTCGCTGTCTTCCAGCCAACGGTTCGCTCGGGCTGTTGCGCCGCAGGTTCATGCTGGCAAACAGGAGCGCGCATGCGATCATCCATCAAGGGACCATGTGCCGCGCATTCGTGCAGCCGTATTATCCGTTTGCTTCGGACCTGGGTTTTCTCGAGTTGCAGCGGCGGATCCCGCTCCAGGTATCGTCATTCAACCGCCCGATCATCCGAATTTTTCGCACCTATTACCCGGCCTATGGAAAGATCCCGTACGGCGCGTCGTTGTTGCCGTTGAATGCACCCCCGTTGCGTCATCAATTGTCGCAGCAGCTCATAGGGCGCGGTCTGTTCATTCCCGGATTGAGCGGGCAGCTCCGCGGAAAGGCGCGGGATGCCAACAGCTGGGGTGTGTGGCTGCGTCAGAGCGCGGCACTTCGCGACGTCGCGTGTGAGATGATGCGCCAGGGGGGAATTCTCGACGAGGCGGCCGCGGCCATCACCATGCAGAAGATCGCCACGGGGGAGATCGCGGGAACAGGCCTGATGTTCCACATGGCGGCGATCGCGAAGTGGCTGAGGCTGGCTCAACGATGACCTCACCCGCCGATTCCGATTATTCAAAGCCACAAGCCCCCCATCTTGCCCTTCAATTCGACATAAGAAACATACATAAATAGTAATAAACAGTAGAAAACGCTTGCAAAGTCTCTCTTTTCTGCGTTGTTTGAAGTCAAGAGTCAACCAACGGAGGTTACCATGGGACTCAGAGCATTGTTTTCGTCCGATGCCTTCCCGTCGCTGGTCAACACCGATGCTTACTTTGAGAGACTGCTGCATGCCGACGGTACCAAGGCGCGCATTAATGGTCAGATTCTGCTTCTGACACTGTTTCTTTTTGCTTATGGCGTGGTGATGGGTGCTTACCACAGCCCCTTGCAGGCAGTGGTGGCCGGTGTCAAACTGCCCGCGCTCGTCATGCTTTCGCTTCTGATTTGTTTCCCGGCTTTCTTCATCGTTCAGTTCATTTTGGGCTCGCGACTGAAGTTGATCCAGATGGCCCCGCTGATCCTCTCGGGATTTCTTCTCATGTCGGCCATCATGCTCTCGTTCGTACCGATCGTGATCATCTTCCTGTTGACCGGCAGCGATTACTATTTCCTGCATCTCCTGCACATAGCCGTCGTGGTGTTCGCCGGCGTGTTTGGAATGAACACGATCGTCCAGGCGCTCAAATTTTCGTGCGAGAAGAAGGATATCTATCCCCGAAACGGCGTCGTCGTCTTTCGCGTCTGGGTGATGATCCTTGCCTTTGTCGGAATTCAATTGGCGTGGAACCTGAGACCATTCATCGCCAAACAGGGGCAGCCGTTCGAGCTTTTCGGCACCTATGAAGGGAATTTCTACGCTGCCGTGATCTACTCCGTCAAGCAGCTTGCCGATGCCGACCAGACACCGCACAACCGCCGGGAAACCGGACCTACGGATGTTGCTCCCGCCGACACCACGCGCATGCCTGTAGACTGGAGCGACAGTCTCTATGGACACTGACATCATGACGCTCGAAGAAGTCGCCGCGTATCTGAAACTGAAGCCGCAGACGATCTACACGTGGGCACAGGAGAAGCGGATTCCGGCCGCCAAGCTGGGCAAGGAGTGGCGGTTCAGAAAGTCCATGATCGACAGGTGGTTCGCTTCTCATATCGACGCCAGGTTCCGCGAGATCATCGAGGCGGGTGATGCGCTTGGCGGCGAAGGCGCCGAGACCTGAGGGGGAGGCGGAACCCCCCAAAACCACCGCTTTGCCCTTGTACTGCTACAGACTGCCGCATATCTTTGGCGACAAAGATAGGGGAATCGATGATCTGTCCTAAATGTCACGCCGAGTATCGGGAGGGGACCTATAAGTGCGCCGATTGCGACGTGTGGCTGGTGACCTATCTACCCGACAAACCCGCGGATGCCGACAGTGAGCCTAAGCCAGAGCTCGATGAATCAGAAGAGGGGGAACTGGAATACCAGGAGCTGGTGACAATCCTCACCACCAATAATCTCTCGATCCTGTTGATAGCGCGCTCGGTGCTGGACAGCGCGGGGATCGACTATTACACGCAGGGGGACGCACTGGGCGGGATAGTCGACAGCCGTCTATTGGTGCGCGAAAGCGATGTCGAGGAAGCGGTCAAGCTGTTAGAGACGCTGCCTGAGGAGGGGGAGATGGGGGGAAGCGAAGGAGAAGCACATGAGTGAAGAACGAGTGCGTCTGTTCGACGGGAGCAAGGAGCCAAATCCACGGCAAGTAGCTTCCTTTGTAGGGGCCAGGAGCTACAAGCGCTGGAAGCGGATCGGTGCATTCATCGACAAGAACTATCCGGGAGTATTCTCACCCGAATGGCTCTACGGGGGAAAGAAGTACGGGTGGGGGCTCCGCTATAAGAAGTCGAAGTCCTTTTGCACGCTCATACCGGAGAAGAACCAGTTTCGCATTCTGATCGTGTTTGGAGGCGAGGAACGGGCGAAAGTAGAAGCAACCATTTCCGAACTCGTTTCTCATGCACGAGAAGATTATGTCGCCGCGAAAACATACGCCGACGGCAAGTGGCTTGGACTGCTGGTCGACAGCGACAAGGTGCTGGCCGATGTTGAGCGACTGTTGTTGATCAAGAGGAGGCCGAAGCGGGGGTAATGATTGACGGGGAAGTACGACAAAGTTCG
This region includes:
- a CDS encoding helix-turn-helix domain-containing protein — protein: MDTDIMTLEEVAAYLKLKPQTIYTWAQEKRIPAAKLGKEWRFRKSMIDRWFASHIDARFREIIEAGDALGGEGAET
- a CDS encoding DUF3788 domain-containing protein, whose protein sequence is MSEERVRLFDGSKEPNPRQVASFVGARSYKRWKRIGAFIDKNYPGVFSPEWLYGGKKYGWGLRYKKSKSFCTLIPEKNQFRILIVFGGEERAKVEATISELVSHAREDYVAAKTYADGKWLGLLVDSDKVLADVERLLLIKRRPKRG
- a CDS encoding DUF2007 domain-containing protein encodes the protein MICPKCHAEYREGTYKCADCDVWLVTYLPDKPADADSEPKPELDESEEGELEYQELVTILTTNNLSILLIARSVLDSAGIDYYTQGDALGGIVDSRLLVRESDVEEAVKLLETLPEEGEMGGSEGEAHE